A segment of the Robbsia sp. KACC 23696 genome:
TCGACTTCGTCCGAGGGCGATGCGACCGTTGCCGCCAATCACGTGCCGACGGACGACGACACCGCCGCGGCCCGCCCCCCCGGTTTTGTCGGGCCGATGCTGCAGCGGCGGGTGCGCGAGATCGTGCTGTCGCAGTGCGACGACTTGGACGGGCTACGCGATGGCATCGTTTCGAATGTGGCCGCCTGCCGGCAACGCGAGCCGCAGATCATTGCGGCCTTGCGCTGCCCGGCCCAGCATCGGGACTGGGTGAGCGCCCGGGTCTGCGCCACGCCGGCGCAGATGCATACGCTCGATATCCTGCGCGACGGTCTGTCGCTGCCCTATGCGCTCGCGCACGATGTGACGCGGTATCACGGCTATAACGTGTTCTCCGGCGTCGATTTCACCAGCGGCCTGGGGCTGGGCAGTTCGCCCGTCTTGACGCGCCCCCTTCGCTTCGATGCCAATGGCTATCTGTTCGCGCAGGCGGACGGGTATATGAAGTATTTCGTGACCCGCGACATGCAGTTCGATACCTTGCGATTCGACGTCACGCATCCCGGCCGCTGGCAGCCGCGGATGGTGGCGTTGTCGGATGTGGTCGGCGCGATGAATCCGGATCTGTCGGCGTTTATCGCGCATGGCGGCAAGATCATCATCATGCATGGCCTCGCCGACGAGGTGATCAGCCCGAATGAAACGATCGCCTACTACAAGACGTTGATGAAACGCTATGGTCAGCCGATCGTCGACGGCTTCCTACGGCTGTACATGGTCCCGGGCTTCCAGCACGGCAACGGCGTCTTCATCCCGGCGTTCGACGAATTGACGGCCCTCGATCATTGGGTGACGGCCGGCAAGGCGCCGGAGACCCTGGTGGGCGCCGATATCGTGCGCGGCACGAACGGGCGGACCCGCCCGATGTGCCGCTATCCTGCCTATCCGCGCTATGCGGGCCGGGGCAATCCGGACGTCGCCGGCAGCTTTACCTGCGCGATGCCCTAGGCCTCATGGCCCTTTCACGCCACGATCAAGCAATCTGTTGCACGACGTAGTCGATATGGAATTCAGCGCGATAGTAGGACTCGCCGCTGATTAGCGGCCGGCCGGCGCCGTCGCGCAGCGTGTAGTCGCGGATCAGCAGTGCCGTGCCGGGGGCGACGTCGAGCTGGGCCGCCAATTCGGGCGTGGCGATCGAGGCGCGGATTTTCCCGACCACCTGGCGCACCGGCGAACCCAACTCGTCGAGAATCCGGTGGATCGAGCGACTGTGCAGCATTTCCACGGTGATCGCGCCGCCGATGGCCGGCGGAATGATCCGGACCTCCAGGCTGGCACGCTGGTCGCCGATGATCCGCAGCCGACGGAGTTCGAAAACCCGTTCGGTGGCATCGATGCCCAGTAGTGCGCCGTGCTCCTCGCCCGCGACGCGGGTGGAAAAGCCCAGCACTTCATAGCTGACGCTGGCCCCTTCCATTGCCAGCTTGTCCTCGAAGGACGAGACTTCGGTCAACTGGAGCGGTGCGCTGATCGAGCGCATCGAGACGAAACTGCCGCTGCCGGCGCGCCGCAGGATCAATCCCTCCAGCGCCAATTGCTGAACCGCACGGGCGACCGTGGCACGCGCCGCCTTGAATTGCTCGCAGAGCGCGGCCTCGGTGGGGATCTGATCGCCTTCTTTCAGGCGCCCGCTGGCGATTTCGCCGCGGATAAAGCGCTGAATCTGGGCATACAGCGGCAAATGGGCATAGGAACCTCCGGCAGCGGGTGTGCCGATAGGGCCGCCGGGTGCACTGCCCCCGGACGCACCGGAGGCGTCGTCCCCTGCTATGTCGCTGGTGGCGGCGAGGCCGGACTGAAGTGGAAAGCGCGTAGTTCTGATCATCGTTGGACCGACGGTTTTGCGCCATGGGCATGATCCCATCTTGGCACGCCAATAAATCGTATATGAGAACAATACGATTGGGCAATTACCAATCGCGTTGCCATCACGATCGTGTCACGTCAAGCCGCTAAACGCCGCGTTATCCAACGCCGTTCGGCGTCGCGCGTCTGCCATTTTCCACAATGGACTATTGCCCGGTGCAAGCGCAGACCCGCGCCCGCGACGGCTCCCGTCTGAAAATGCGCCGCTGCGCCAAGGGCTTGTGCTGCAAAAAGTGAACGAACCGGTTATGCTCGTTTACCCAAATACTTCGCGTGCGACGACACGAGGCGCGGTAAAGATTGCGGTGCCAAGGTTTCGCTGCGACAATTGGGCGCAGATTTCGGGGGTGCGTCCCGGGGAGCCCTTGCGCGCATCGCGCGCAGCCCCTGTGGGCGTGCCCGGACGTCGACGCGGGACGTGCCGCTGCCGATCGCTGTCGGCCATTCAGGCCTGCGCCGGGTCCGCTCTGTCCGTCATGTCGCCGGGGTCCGTCGTCCCACCGCGCTAAAAACGAATTCGTTGATCAATGCAATCACTTCCGCTGCTTAGCCTGGCCATCTGGGTCCCCATCGTTTTCGGCGTCGCCATTCTGTGTGTCGGTTCATCGAAGCAGCCCACGCCCGCGCGCTGGCTGGCCTTGATCGGCTCGATCCTGGGTTTGCTGCTGACCATTCCGCTGGTCTTCGGCTACGACGCGACGTCGGGCGCCGAGCAGTTCGTCGAGCAGGCCAACTGGCTGCCGGCATTGAACAGTACCTATCACCTCGGGATCGACGGTATCTCGCTTTGGCTGGTGGTGCTCACCGCATTCACGACCGTCGTCATCGTGCTGGCGTCGTGGCGCTCGACGATTCGAGTACCGCAATACCTGTCGGCCTTTCTGCTGCTGTCCGGTTTCCTGATCGGTGTCTTTACTGCCCAGGACGGCCTGCTCTTCTTTGTGTTCTTCGAGGCGACGCTGGTTCCCTTTTATCTGCTCATCGGCGGCTGGGGCGGGGCGAATCGGGTCTATGCGGCGGTCAAGTTCTTCTTCTTCTCGTTGATCGGCTCGCTGACGATGCTGGTCGCGCTGATCTATCTGTACAAGGTCTCGCATAGCTTCGACATGGCGACGTGGTCGTCGATGCCGCTGTCGCTGTCGCAACAGATTTGGATTTTCCTGGCCTTCTTCGCGGCCTTCGCCGTCAAGGTGCCGATGTGGCCGGTGCATACCTGGCTGCCCGACGCGCACTTGGAGGCGCCGATCGGTGCATCGGTGATGATGAGCGTGTTGAAGCTGGGCGCCTATGGCTTTCTGCGCTTCTCGCTGCCGATCACGCCGGATGCCAGCCACTTTTTCGCGCCGGTGCTGATCGCGTTGTCGCTGATCGCCGTCGTCTACGCCAGCCTCGTCGCATTGGCGCAGACCGATATGAGCAAGGTCATCGCCTATTCGTCGGTCGCGCACATGGGCTTGGTGACGCTCGGCCTGTTTATCTTCAGCCAGATCGGTGTCGTCGGCGCGATCGTCCAATTGATCTCGTACGGTTTCGTCTCGGGCGCGATGTTCCTCTGCATGGGGGTGCTGAGCGACCGGATGCAGACGCAGTCGATCGATGCCTATGGCGGCGTGATCAATACGATGCCGCGCTTCGCCGTCTTCATGATGGTCTTCACGATGGCGAACGTCGGCCTGCCAGGAACGTCCGGTTTCGTCGGTGAGTTCATGGTCATCATGGGCGCGATCAAGTACAACTTCTGGATCGGCTTGGGCGCGGCATCGACGATGGTGCTGAGCGCGGCGTACACCTTGTGGATGTACAAGCGCGTGATCTTCGGGCCGGTGGCGAACGAGCGTGTGGCCAAGTTGAAGGACCTGGGGCTGCGTGAGATAACGGTGCTGGGCGCGATGGCACTCGTCGTCATGGTCATCGGTGTCTATCCGCATCCGTTTACGAAGGGTATCGACCCGTCGACCGCAACGGTGCTCGCCCAAGCGACGCGTTCGAAGATCGCCGTCGCGTCGCTGGAGACGGCGCCCGCCTTGGCGCTGTCGGCCACACCGAGCGGATCGACGACGGGGGTGGCGGTGCAAGGCGTCCCCACCGGCCGGATCGTGAGCAGCGCCACCGCCGGTCGGGCCGCCGTCAACGGACTGTGACGCCGGCTGGGTGACGCGGCGTTTCCGTGCCGCGTCACCCGACATTGCCAACGCCCACCCCATGCAAGCGCATGCGGTGGGCGTTGTGCTTTTCGGCGTACGCTGCCATCGATACGCGCAGCCGAGCAGACGTGGCGGCGGTCGTATCGTCAGCGGTTTTTGAGCCGATCGCCAGGACAGCGATAGAATCGTCGTGTTGGCAGATAGCGCGGCGGGGCTGCGACGGATTGCAGCGACTGCGCCGACATCGGCAAGCGGTCATTCGGCCGTGGGTTCGATGGATGCCGTCGGGGGACGGCAGACGCCTAGCCAACGCGTGCCATTGACTCTTCGCCTTTTGGGATAACCCATGTCAAACAAGAACAGCGGGTCTGGCGATACCTATTTTTCGCTTGCTTCCACTCAGTCGGGGGAAGCGGTCAACGCGTCGGCTTCAGCCCGGTTTTACATCGGCGTCGATGGCGGCGGTTCCGGCACGCGGGTGCTTATCGCAGCGCATCCCGGGCATCTCGCCGAAGACGTGACGGGGGCCGCGGAACACCGTGTCGACGGTGCCGGGCAAGAAGGCCAGCCGCCCGGCCAGGGCCTGCGCGCTGGGGCCATGCCGATCAGTTGGCCATTGCGCGGCGTTGCCGGTCCGTCCGGCCTGGGGCTGGGTATCGAGCGTGCCTGGGCGGCGATCGAGCACGCCTGCACCGAGGCTTTCGCGGCGGCGAAGCTCGACTGGCAGTGGTCGGAGTGCGTGATGGCGTGCGGACTCGCCGGCGTCAATCACGTGCCATGGCGCGATGCGTTCATTGCGAGTGCGCCGCCGCTGCGGTCCCTGTCGGTCTTCAGCGACGCGTTTACGACATGGGCCGGTGCGCTCGGCGACAGCACGACACCGGCCGCCGCGCCGCGTCCCAAGAGCGCGGCACAGCGAGTTTGCGCTCAGGCGGCGGAGCGCGACCGGCGGGGGCGCGCGCGCGCGCGGATGGCCGGCGACGGCGAGATCATCGCCGGGGTGGTTATCGCACTTGGAACGGGCAGCATCGGTTGTGCGATGGATGCTGAGCGGGGCTGGCGCACCGTTGGCGGCTTCGGCTTTCCGGCGGGCGACGAGGCCAGTGGTGCGTGGTTCGGCTTGCAGGCGGCAGGTTACGCGCAGCGGGCCCTGGACGGGCGCGTGCCCATCGACGCCTTTGCGCGCGCATTAATCGATGTGATGGTGCCCTCGGATCGAATCGGCAAGGCAGCACCGGCGCTCGGAGCGGCTACGGCGCCCGGCCCATCAGACCCACGCACGACGGCGCCCGGGCAGGCACATCATGCAAGTCTGCCGGACGGTCGCGACCGTTTGCAGGCGTGGTTGACGTCGGCGAACCAGACCGATTACGCGGCCTTGATGCGCGTGGTCGTCGATTTTCCCGATCATCCGACGGTTCGCGCCTTGCGCGCGCGTGCCGCATCCGACGTCGATGCGATGATCGATGCGCTGGATCCGGGCATGGCGCTACCGGTGGTCTTGGCGGGAAGTGTGGCGCCCTGGCTGGCAGGGGCATTGGCGAACCGTCATAAAGCACGGCTGCGAGCAGCGGCGGGCGATGCCGCCGCTGGCGCCCTGCGCGTGGCGCAGGGCTGGATCAGGCAACCACAGGGTTAAACACGTCAGCGGCGGGTTCGACCGGGCGGCGTCGCACCGACGCGCGCGTGAGATGTCGGCTGCCGTTTAAGGGTGCCAGCCGGGGCCCCGATGCGGCGGCGGCCCATGACGCCAGTGACGCGGCGGCGGGGGCGGCGGACGATGCCAATGGCGTCGATGCCAGCGACGCGGCGGCGGAGGCGGGGGGCCGCCGACGTAGCCGGGGCCGCCCACATTCACGCCGATATTGACGCCGGCGGCGTGTGCCTGGATTGCCGTGAGGCTGGCCGCGCTCAAGGCGACCACGGCAAGCGATTTACCAATCGCGTGCCACACCGTGCGGCCGATACCGCTTGACGCGGCATCGACCGGCAAATCGGTCTTGTCTATCTTCATCGTTTCCCTCTTTTTTGCTCTGGTCTGACGCGTGGTCTCATCTACCAGCGTATGTAAGACGATGCCAGATTCTTCTTCCCTACGCTGTGCCGCGTAGGGGACAGCGTGCATACGTCTGTTTGACTATACCGTTCCCGGCCGATCGTTGCTGACGCAGCAAACGGGCGTCGGACGCGCCCCTCGATGATCGAACGACCGCTTTTTCGCGCTTTGCGTCGTCGTATCGAGCGTCCGCTTCGAGGGGGAAAATGAGGTAGTTTGGCGATGTTTGGCGGCTAGCGCACATTCGCCGACGGCGCCAGCGGTATACACCAGAAGCAAGAAAGCTTTCAGAATACTGTCGGTTTTGCGCGCCATACTGAGCCGTCGGCAGGGTCTTCGGAGCGATTCGCATGAGCGAACAATCTTTGATGTTGACAATGAACGACATGGCAATAAAAATCATCTAACCCAACCCTTTGCCTAGCGTTTTCAAGGCTCCTATGACAGACATCTATTCGATTGAGAATTTCGATTACAAACGGGCGGTTGGTCGCTTGCTCACGCGTGTACGGCACTTGCTGCTCGAACGTGTGAGCGAACGGCTGGAGACACTGGACCTGACGGCCGCGCAGTGGGGGGTCGTGGTGACCCTGGCCGAGGGCACGGCATCGACGCCGGCCGAGCTGTCGCGTCTTCTCGACTATGATCCGGGCGCGATGACGCGTCTGATCGATCGTCTAGAGAAGAAGGACATCGTCCGTCGTACCCGCAGCACCGACGATCGCCGCTCGGTCAGCCTAGAGCTGACCGAGCGAGGTCGCGCGCTGTTTCCCGAAATCCTGCCGCTGATCGTCGGCGTGTATAACGAACTGCTGCAGGGCTTCACGAAAGAGGAAGCGACGCAACTCGAAGGGCTGCTGACACGGATGCTCGAAAACGGCTGATGCCGTTTTGCGCGAGCCGGCGGGCTCGCGCGAGAAGTCTCGGCCTCGGCAGGCCATAAAAAAACCCTTCCGTCATCCGGAAGGGTTTTTGACACAGTCTATTCGGTCGATTCAGCGTTTAGCTGACTTGACGCAGTACCGGACGCTGCGTTGCGGCTTGCTCGCCGATCAGACGCTCGTAGACCTTGACGTAGTTGCTAGCCATCGTATCGGCCGTGAAACGCTCATCGAAACGGGCACGGATCGCGCGGCGCGGCAGTTCCTTCAAGCGGTCCACCGCCGCCACTGCACCGTAGATGTCCTCGACGATGAAGCCAGTGACGCCCTGATCGATCACTTCCGGCACCGAACCGCGGTTGAACGCGATCACCGGCGTACCGCATGCCATTGCTTCGATCATAACCAGGCCAAAGGGCTCCGGCCAATCGATCGGCAGCAGCAACGCCTTGGCGCCCGACAGGAAGGCCGGCTTCTGCGCTTCGTTGATTTCACCGATGAATTCGACGTCGGCCGTCTTCAGCAGCGGTTCGATTTCGCGCTCGAAGTATTCCTGGTCGACCTTGTCGACCTTTGCCGCGATCTTCAACTTCATGCCCGTCTGCGCGGCGATCTTGATCGCCGTATCCGGGCGCTTTTCCGGGCAGATACGGCCCAGGAAGGCCAAATATTCCGGTTCGATGTCTTGACGCGGTGTCAGCAACTGGCTCGGCAGACCGTGATAGACAGTGTCCATCCAGTTAGCGTGAAGCGGTGCGCGCTGCGAATCGGAGATCGAGACCACCGGGGCTTTCGGGAACGCGTTAAAAACCGGCTGCAGCTCGACCAGATCCAAACGGCCATGCAGCGTCGTTACGAACGGCACGTCCATTTGCGAAAACAGGGCGAACGGCGCGTAGTCCAGATGGAAGTGCAGCACATCGAATTCATGCGCACGACGACGCACCGTTTCCAATAGCAGGGCATGCGGCGCGTTCGCATCGCGGATCGACGGATCGAGACGCAATGCCTTCGGCCACACTGCCTCGTGCTTGGCGCTGGTCTGCGAGTCACCGCTGGCGAACAGCGTGACGTCATGTCCTTGCTCGACCAGTGCTTCCGTCAGATAGGAAACCACGCGTTCGGTGCCACCGTAAAACTTCGGCGGAACGGCTTCATACAGCGGTGCAATTTGAGCGATGCGCATCTGGATAACTCCTGGTCTGTGCGTTTCGCGTGCCTGCCGCCTTCAAAAGCGGTCCGCCGCAGAAACGTTTGGCGTCTCGAACTCGGTCGCCGTCCGCCACCATGGCGGATGACACGACTGAATTCTGGTTGACGGTGGCGCGTCACTACGGATGGTGCCTGCGCGCTCGTCCCTTGGTTCCCATTATCGACATCCGTCCTAAAACCGCTATCGACTTTGCAAACAATTTCGCCTTGTTACAGCAAGAAACATTTCAAAGTCAATGACTTGCGTCGCTTCGAGAGCGCTGGGGCGCCCTCGAAGCGCGGTGGCGCGGCGCTTGACGATATCGCACCGATGATCCACGTGGACGGTAAGCTGGGTGCGCACGTGGCAATTATCCGACACGTCGCCTAGGGCGCTTGCCGATAGACACGGCAAGACACTCCCGCTATGAATTTAGTTGAGCACGCAGCGTGCCCGCTCCGCCGTCGTCGCATGCCGGCTGCCACCGATGCAAAAAAGCGGCAGGCAGGCAAGTGCGATCAGTCGACGAACGCGCGCTCGATCACGTAATGACCCGGCGTGGAGTGATTGCCTTCCTTGAGGCCGGCCGCGTCCAACAAGGCGCGCGTGTCCTTCAGCATGTGCGGGCTACCGCAGAGCATCAGGCGGTCGTTTTCGACCGAGAACGGCGGCAGATCCAGATCCGTGAACAGCTTGCCCGACGAGATCAGGTCGGTGATGCGTCCCTGCGTCCGGAACGTTTCACGCGTGACCGTCGGGTAATAGACC
Coding sequences within it:
- a CDS encoding GntR family transcriptional regulator, with protein sequence MIRTTRFPLQSGLAATSDIAGDDASGASGGSAPGGPIGTPAAGGSYAHLPLYAQIQRFIRGEIASGRLKEGDQIPTEAALCEQFKAARATVARAVQQLALEGLILRRAGSGSFVSMRSISAPLQLTEVSSFEDKLAMEGASVSYEVLGFSTRVAGEEHGALLGIDATERVFELRRLRIIGDQRASLEVRIIPPAIGGAITVEMLHSRSIHRILDELGSPVRQVVGKIRASIATPELAAQLDVAPGTALLIRDYTLRDGAGRPLISGESYYRAEFHIDYVVQQIA
- a CDS encoding tannase/feruloyl esterase family alpha/beta hydrolase, with the protein product MSTTPVTWAADGAMSAASGESVSAVTAPTGAPASAAAPLTPSSAPTIVPPGDDDRFARPTSQASRTTGTRQGLSRATSEFIARCNGLDKAVVPAASIGLPTRGAQIADAAYIAADAQGNRNGAYCRIVGVIRATHDTTPDIRFEVNLPLRWNGRSLQMGGGGYSGVLVTGTEPTAFAPSASPLFQGYATYGSDSGHVGNASLANFATNNEAVVNFGYGHLKKTHDVALTLIKMGYGRAPTERYFAGGSTGGREGLTVAQRFPDDYDGIIANAPALNFSGVRLIGVVVGASAYGPADPSSAVPVAPQTDAGKTASTSSEGDATVAANHVPTDDDTAAARPPGFVGPMLQRRVREIVLSQCDDLDGLRDGIVSNVAACRQREPQIIAALRCPAQHRDWVSARVCATPAQMHTLDILRDGLSLPYALAHDVTRYHGYNVFSGVDFTSGLGLGSSPVLTRPLRFDANGYLFAQADGYMKYFVTRDMQFDTLRFDVTHPGRWQPRMVALSDVVGAMNPDLSAFIAHGGKIIIMHGLADEVISPNETIAYYKTLMKRYGQPIVDGFLRLYMVPGFQHGNGVFIPAFDELTALDHWVTAGKAPETLVGADIVRGTNGRTRPMCRYPAYPRYAGRGNPDVAGSFTCAMP
- a CDS encoding glycosyltransferase family 4 protein, encoding MRIAQIAPLYEAVPPKFYGGTERVVSYLTEALVEQGHDVTLFASGDSQTSAKHEAVWPKALRLDPSIRDANAPHALLLETVRRRAHEFDVLHFHLDYAPFALFSQMDVPFVTTLHGRLDLVELQPVFNAFPKAPVVSISDSQRAPLHANWMDTVYHGLPSQLLTPRQDIEPEYLAFLGRICPEKRPDTAIKIAAQTGMKLKIAAKVDKVDQEYFEREIEPLLKTADVEFIGEINEAQKPAFLSGAKALLLPIDWPEPFGLVMIEAMACGTPVIAFNRGSVPEVIDQGVTGFIVEDIYGAVAAVDRLKELPRRAIRARFDERFTADTMASNYVKVYERLIGEQAATQRPVLRQVS
- a CDS encoding MarR family transcriptional regulator; protein product: MTDIYSIENFDYKRAVGRLLTRVRHLLLERVSERLETLDLTAAQWGVVVTLAEGTASTPAELSRLLDYDPGAMTRLIDRLEKKDIVRRTRSTDDRRSVSLELTERGRALFPEILPLIVGVYNELLQGFTKEEATQLEGLLTRMLENG